The Psychrobacter sp. LV10R520-6 genome includes a region encoding these proteins:
- the brxC gene encoding BREX system P-loop protein BrxC, translating to MTALKTIFQKPVDRPIEGVIKADDEASLRLELEEYVLTDEVEDRLISFFDAYNDYQIANGVWLSGFFGSGKSHLLKMLALLLENRKIDNTSALELFLPKCGDNQSLSTSLQKAVAIPSKSILFNIDQKADVISKTQVDALLAVFVKVFDEMCGYYGKQGHIAQFERDLDSRDLYNNFKESYASIANKSWEKGREQAILEAKNIAQAYSQATGEDQALAMGVLDKYRSQYHVSIEDFAAQVDEYIERQIKEHGYDEFRLNFFVDEVGQYIAENVKLMTNLQTIAESLATKSRGRSWIIVTAQEDMGTVVGEMGKQQSNDFSKIQARFANRMKLTSANVAEVIQKRLLVKTDEGTQLLSGIYANQSNNFKTLFDFADGSQTFRNFKDEEHFINSYPFIPYQFTLFQSAIADLSLHNAFEGKHSSVGERSMLGVFQQVAIKVGSHDIGQLATFDLMFEGIRTALKSNIQRAVINAEMHLDNEFAVQVLKALFLVKYVDGFKSTIRNICVLMLSSFDEDVSVLRQRVEEALNLLEDQTYVQRTGEIYEYLSDEEKDIEEEIKNTEVEAADVATELENIIFDQVIKNRKIRYNTGSSGSQGQDYSFSRKLDDKLYGREHEIGINIISPFYEHAENDEMMSNKSNFSSDELFVVLPADSRLMNDITMYKRTEKYVRQNYSIAQQETVKRILGEKGQQNTKRQAELLQRIKSLIGKAKLLVAGIEIDVSSEEAQTRIEKGFHELVSRAYPNLRMLRDTSYTESDVAKFLDSSQQDMLRDDALALAEPERDVMAFIQRNTKSAIRTTVKALLEQFEKKPYGWSYTAVLSTLAKLCVNGKIEVSMDSNVLEDSDLARALINNKHQANLVLEPQVEFTASQVRQLKEFYEDFFAKPPSNNEAKALGNETIDTFKELLKDLEGWSAQSTSYPFLTTLEPAIQRIKKLVKESYAWYLTELSPDIEDELLELKEKVLDPIYRFMNGSQINIYDDAHKFLRDQSANFDYIEKEQVRVLKTSLDDTSIYKGGQIQKIKTLLDSLKIKIDESLKQIRSQAIETLEQMQSRMQEMDEYKKLPDIRQAELDAPYVKLIEDVNEQVLIAVINDRLQYFKDKGYSNLLQKMVVMATPKPTPVPSKASNEDGNKDESQVAKPQQVSEPKNDYITSSKINIPYDRAWLENEVDVERYLQAMSQALLNEIRKGKRIYI from the coding sequence ATGACCGCTCTTAAAACTATATTTCAAAAACCAGTAGACCGTCCAATTGAAGGTGTAATTAAGGCTGATGATGAAGCCAGTCTACGTTTAGAGTTAGAAGAGTATGTGCTAACAGATGAGGTTGAAGATCGCCTAATCTCGTTTTTTGATGCTTACAACGACTATCAGATTGCTAATGGTGTTTGGTTATCAGGATTCTTCGGCTCTGGTAAATCACATCTATTAAAAATGTTGGCACTATTGCTCGAAAATAGAAAAATCGATAACACATCAGCGCTTGAGCTATTTTTACCTAAATGTGGTGACAACCAATCATTGAGTACTAGTCTTCAAAAGGCTGTAGCGATTCCTTCAAAAAGCATCCTGTTCAATATTGATCAAAAGGCAGATGTTATCAGTAAGACTCAAGTCGATGCTTTGCTTGCTGTGTTTGTTAAAGTTTTTGACGAGATGTGCGGTTATTACGGTAAGCAAGGACACATTGCCCAGTTTGAACGAGACCTTGATAGTCGTGATCTTTATAATAATTTTAAAGAGTCCTACGCATCCATCGCAAATAAATCTTGGGAAAAAGGACGTGAGCAAGCAATACTTGAAGCAAAGAATATTGCTCAAGCTTATAGCCAAGCGACAGGAGAAGATCAAGCGCTAGCGATGGGAGTCCTAGATAAGTACCGTAGTCAATATCATGTTTCGATTGAGGATTTCGCAGCACAAGTTGATGAGTATATTGAGCGTCAGATCAAAGAACATGGCTATGATGAATTTCGGTTAAATTTCTTCGTCGATGAAGTAGGGCAATATATTGCTGAGAACGTTAAGTTGATGACTAACCTTCAGACCATTGCTGAGAGCTTGGCGACCAAGTCTCGTGGTCGCTCTTGGATCATTGTGACCGCTCAAGAAGATATGGGTACTGTTGTCGGTGAGATGGGCAAGCAACAAAGTAACGATTTTTCAAAAATCCAAGCACGTTTTGCCAATCGGATGAAGCTTACCAGTGCTAACGTAGCAGAGGTTATTCAAAAGCGTCTTCTTGTTAAAACTGACGAAGGTACTCAGTTGCTTTCAGGCATCTATGCTAATCAGTCAAATAACTTCAAAACTTTATTTGATTTTGCTGATGGATCACAGACATTTCGAAACTTCAAGGATGAAGAGCACTTTATAAATAGCTATCCTTTTATTCCTTATCAGTTCACCTTGTTCCAGTCCGCTATCGCTGATCTATCACTACATAATGCTTTTGAAGGTAAGCATAGCTCAGTCGGTGAGCGTTCTATGTTGGGCGTGTTTCAGCAGGTAGCGATAAAAGTAGGTAGTCATGATATAGGTCAGCTAGCGACTTTTGACTTGATGTTCGAAGGTATTCGTACCGCATTAAAGTCCAATATTCAACGTGCTGTTATCAATGCAGAAATGCATCTAGATAACGAGTTTGCAGTTCAGGTACTAAAGGCATTATTTTTAGTTAAGTATGTCGATGGCTTTAAGTCCACTATCCGTAATATCTGTGTCTTAATGCTGAGTAGTTTTGATGAGGATGTCTCTGTACTGCGCCAGCGTGTAGAAGAGGCTCTCAATCTGTTAGAGGATCAAACCTACGTACAGCGTACAGGGGAAATATATGAATACCTTTCTGACGAAGAAAAGGATATTGAAGAAGAGATAAAAAATACGGAAGTGGAGGCAGCTGATGTTGCCACTGAGCTTGAAAATATAATTTTTGATCAAGTTATAAAAAATCGAAAGATTCGTTATAACACTGGCTCATCAGGAAGTCAGGGACAAGACTACTCTTTTTCTCGTAAGCTTGATGATAAGTTATATGGTCGTGAACATGAGATAGGTATTAATATTATTAGTCCGTTTTATGAGCATGCTGAAAACGATGAGATGATGTCTAACAAATCTAACTTCTCTAGTGACGAGTTGTTTGTGGTGTTGCCAGCTGATTCACGTCTGATGAATGACATAACGATGTATAAACGCACAGAGAAATACGTCAGGCAGAATTACTCTATTGCCCAGCAAGAAACAGTAAAACGTATTTTAGGTGAAAAAGGACAGCAGAATACTAAGCGTCAAGCTGAATTGCTACAGCGAATTAAGAGCCTCATCGGTAAGGCTAAATTATTGGTAGCAGGCATAGAGATTGATGTTAGCTCAGAGGAGGCACAGACTCGTATTGAAAAAGGATTCCATGAGCTTGTTTCTCGAGCCTATCCCAATCTACGTATGCTACGTGACACGTCATATACAGAGAGTGATGTAGCGAAGTTTCTTGATTCCTCACAACAAGATATGCTTCGCGATGATGCCCTCGCACTAGCCGAGCCAGAGCGCGATGTAATGGCTTTTATCCAGAGAAACACTAAATCAGCGATACGTACTACGGTAAAAGCCTTGCTGGAGCAGTTCGAGAAAAAACCTTACGGATGGTCGTATACAGCAGTACTGAGTACCCTTGCAAAGCTGTGCGTGAATGGCAAGATCGAAGTAAGTATGGATAGCAATGTACTAGAAGATAGTGATCTTGCTCGTGCCTTGATTAATAATAAACATCAAGCTAATTTGGTATTAGAACCACAAGTTGAATTTACAGCATCGCAAGTTCGTCAACTCAAAGAGTTCTATGAAGACTTTTTTGCTAAACCGCCTAGTAATAATGAAGCAAAAGCACTGGGCAATGAGACGATTGATACTTTCAAAGAGTTGTTAAAAGATCTTGAAGGTTGGTCGGCACAGTCAACAAGCTATCCGTTCTTAACTACGTTAGAGCCAGCGATTCAGCGTATTAAAAAATTAGTGAAAGAGTCTTATGCATGGTATCTGACTGAGCTCAGTCCAGATATTGAAGATGAGCTTTTGGAGTTAAAAGAGAAGGTACTAGATCCAATCTATAGATTTATGAATGGCTCGCAAATAAATATATACGACGACGCTCATAAGTTTCTAAGAGATCAATCAGCTAACTTCGATTACATTGAAAAAGAACAGGTTAGAGTCCTTAAAACGAGCCTGGATGATACGTCTATATATAAAGGGGGTCAAATACAGAAAATAAAAACTTTATTAGACAGCCTAAAAATTAAAATCGATGAATCTCTGAAGCAAATTCGTAGCCAAGCGATTGAAACGCTTGAGCAGATGCAATCGCGTATGCAAGAAATGGATGAATATAAAAAACTGCCAGATATTAGGCAAGCAGAGCTCGATGCCCCTTATGTAAAACTAATTGAGGATGTGAATGAGCAAGTGCTGATTGCCGTTATCAATGATAGATTGCAGTATTTCAAAGATAAAGGCTATTCAAATTTATTGCAAAAAATGGTAGTGATGGCAACCCCTAAGCCAACGCCAGTGCCTTCAAAAGCAAGCAATGAAGATGGTAATAAAGACGAATCACAGGTAGCTAAACCTCAACAGGTGAGTGAGCCTAAGAATGATTACATAACTTCGAGTAAGATAAATATACCTTACGACCGAGCTTGGCTAGAGAATGAAGTGGATGTAGAGCGTTACCTACAGGCTATGAGTCAAGCGCTGTTAAATGAAATACGTAAAGGTAAAAGGATTTATATTTAA
- a CDS encoding DUF1788 domain-containing protein — protein sequence MTMSDVNACDKKSYDHLLAVVSSERFLKMQGLGNEVPFFICPFRPEELNEMLRLEDQLTKQLKNKGINVLSINLYDLSIELLKEREIFEQIIEMEPEISKEQLKELLQGVLDPESHLVPAIANKLNSTNYDVLFLSGVGEVFPYIRSHNVLNNLQSTAKDKPTVIFFPGAYTHSLESGASLDLFGRLHDDKYYRAFNIYHCEA from the coding sequence ATGACTATGAGCGATGTAAACGCATGTGATAAGAAAAGTTACGACCATCTTCTTGCTGTTGTTTCAAGTGAGCGCTTTCTTAAAATGCAAGGTCTAGGTAATGAAGTGCCATTTTTCATCTGTCCATTTAGACCGGAAGAGCTAAATGAGATGCTGCGTCTTGAAGATCAACTGACCAAACAGCTGAAAAATAAAGGCATCAATGTACTAAGTATTAATCTATATGACCTATCGATAGAGTTACTCAAAGAACGTGAGATTTTTGAGCAGATAATAGAGATGGAGCCAGAAATTTCAAAAGAGCAGCTTAAAGAGCTCCTTCAAGGGGTCTTAGATCCTGAGTCTCATCTTGTCCCAGCTATTGCCAATAAGCTGAATAGTACAAACTATGATGTTTTATTTTTATCTGGCGTTGGCGAAGTATTTCCCTATATACGCTCACACAACGTTTTGAATAACTTGCAAAGTACTGCAAAAGACAAACCAACCGTTATCTTTTTTCCAGGAGCCTACACTCATTCTTTAGAGTCTGGCGCATCGCTCGATTTATTTGGCAGACTGCATGATGACAAATACTATCGCGCATTCAACATTTATCACTGTGAAGCATAA
- a CDS encoding DUF1819 family protein produces the protein MKINDQKYNMSFTAGALLQAESVTIAKLYLELGDWDEVKGKVIVDNLLQSRAVSTLKRLSYEIISRLSTLTTEELSLLVDSDYQDQAYLIWIAICRHHKFIADFATEVLRERFITFKPDLQYSDFDVFFNRKCDWHSELDSLSISTKKKLRQVLFKMLREAHFLDGKNNIQATIFSPNLLEVIERNGGRDIMYFTVSEAAV, from the coding sequence ATGAAGATTAATGATCAGAAATACAATATGTCATTTACGGCTGGTGCACTGCTACAAGCAGAGTCAGTGACGATAGCCAAACTGTACCTTGAGTTAGGTGATTGGGATGAAGTGAAGGGAAAAGTCATTGTAGATAATCTGCTTCAGTCTAGAGCTGTAAGCACACTCAAGCGGTTAAGCTATGAAATTATATCTCGTTTGAGCACCCTTACTACTGAAGAGCTGAGCCTGCTTGTAGACAGTGATTACCAAGATCAAGCTTATCTGATATGGATAGCAATTTGTCGGCATCATAAATTTATTGCTGATTTTGCTACTGAAGTATTGAGAGAGCGTTTTATCACTTTCAAGCCAGATCTTCAATACTCGGATTTCGATGTTTTTTTTAATCGCAAGTGTGATTGGCATAGTGAGCTTGATAGTTTGAGTATAAGTACAAAGAAAAAACTCAGACAGGTACTGTTTAAAATGCTTCGAGAAGCTCATTTCTTAGACGGTAAAAATAATATCCAAGCCACTATTTTTAGCCCAAATTTATTAGAAGTTATTGAGCGTAATGGCGGAAGAGATATCATGTATTTCACAGTATCTGAAGCTGCCGTATAA
- a CDS encoding AAA family ATPase → MITYIRFNNFYSYPESTEVSFTLGKQPTKTDYDFYIDTMQDQYRLNKVTAILGANGSGKTQLLKAIAFLRWFMCDSTSSLDSEEAIPFSQFALSDNESSEFEFGFLLKNADDVYEEYRYELTLTQNRVIKEALYKKTSSQFSYIFIRHHEDDQLTYKHRNFVIPSLADDVKKNASLISYANLLDEPLAEAIVNMFNHYKTNVVSMGRLGSLSESIPEMTELFNNDNALKLTAEKLLCQFDTGIDHINIKKVLVMSEGKQKEMLLPFGIHKVGDKEFELIIYEESNGTQSAYSLLGLILPVLKNGGVAIIDELDNDLHPLLLPAIFDLFRSSHYNPHNAQLIFSCHTPEVFNLLNKHQIYLVEKYEQASEAWRLDDMEGVRNDDNLYAKYMAGAFDAIPNL, encoded by the coding sequence ATGATTACTTATATTCGATTTAATAACTTCTACTCTTACCCAGAGTCTACTGAAGTATCATTCACTCTGGGCAAACAACCTACTAAGACTGACTATGATTTTTATATTGATACCATGCAAGACCAATATCGATTAAATAAAGTCACTGCCATACTTGGCGCTAATGGCTCTGGTAAGACTCAACTGCTAAAAGCGATTGCATTTTTACGTTGGTTTATGTGTGACTCAACCAGCAGCCTTGATTCAGAAGAGGCCATACCCTTTAGCCAGTTTGCGCTAAGTGATAATGAGTCATCCGAGTTTGAATTTGGCTTTTTACTCAAAAACGCTGATGACGTTTATGAAGAATATCGCTATGAGCTGACTTTGACACAGAACAGGGTAATTAAAGAAGCCTTATACAAAAAGACCAGTAGCCAATTTAGTTATATATTTATACGTCATCATGAAGATGACCAACTAACCTATAAGCATCGCAACTTTGTTATCCCTTCTTTAGCCGATGATGTGAAAAAAAATGCCTCGCTTATCAGTTATGCTAATTTGCTCGATGAGCCATTGGCAGAAGCAATCGTTAATATGTTCAATCACTATAAAACTAACGTAGTCTCAATGGGTAGGCTTGGTAGCCTTAGCGAATCCATACCTGAAATGACGGAGCTATTTAATAATGATAATGCACTGAAGCTAACCGCTGAGAAGCTATTGTGTCAGTTCGACACAGGTATCGATCATATCAACATCAAAAAAGTATTGGTGATGAGTGAAGGTAAACAGAAAGAAATGCTACTACCCTTTGGCATTCACAAAGTGGGTGATAAAGAGTTTGAATTGATTATTTATGAAGAGTCTAATGGTACGCAATCTGCCTATAGCTTGCTTGGGCTTATACTTCCTGTCCTTAAGAACGGCGGTGTTGCCATTATCGATGAGCTCGATAATGATTTGCACCCTCTTCTTCTGCCTGCCATATTTGATTTATTCCGCTCATCGCATTACAACCCTCATAACGCTCAGCTTATCTTTAGTTGCCATACCCCTGAGGTATTTAACTTATTAAACAAACATCAAATTTATTTGGTAGAAAAATACGAGCAGGCTTCAGAAGCTTGGCGGCTTGATGATATGGAAGGGGTTCGTAATGATGACAACCTCTACGCTAAGTATATGGCTGGCGCGTTTGACGCGATACCAAATCTATAA
- a CDS encoding MrcB family domain-containing protein: MVDISLAEKLEKFTSNWVQATKEPFTNHPIANFLRNDLKEEIATIVKGFDDTYQINASAGAGNWSNVPWLSILNPKITKSTQDGIYPVYLFSADGSGFYLSLMQGTTEPKKNFGKTEADLRADLIKEYILAKFPELNSWGEKEIDLNANTPLGKSYETANIVAKYYDLNMELDSQTLKQDLLELLSFYQKMEALDIDMELQQFAKTEPLEKIEPPENKIESVSHHLTNLSKPFLLLAGISGTGKTRFVREQAKATGSLSDTYCLTSVRPDWHEPSDILGYISRLSVSGDAEYVTTEVLQFIAKAWRAILDAGLELTVNDINDDARLVVTGEKDQLDEVLPYWLCLDEMNLAPVEQYFADYLSVLETREWQWQGDDFDYCCDPLLKSATIQQLIGDAKTKLRSDLGFGESKYDREWDLFCEHGLSIPFNLIVAGTVNMDETTHGFSRKVIDRALSFDFGEFFPNNFDHFFTPTVRPNTLSYPIHAQAAVEFLPALDSSGERSIGFLK; encoded by the coding sequence ATGGTAGACATAAGTCTTGCAGAAAAGTTAGAGAAATTTACGTCTAATTGGGTTCAAGCGACCAAAGAACCTTTTACAAATCATCCTATAGCTAACTTTTTGAGAAACGATCTAAAAGAAGAAATAGCTACTATCGTTAAAGGCTTTGATGATACCTATCAAATAAATGCCAGTGCTGGCGCTGGAAATTGGTCTAATGTCCCCTGGCTTTCAATCCTCAACCCTAAGATAACAAAATCCACTCAGGATGGTATATATCCTGTTTATTTATTCAGTGCTGATGGTTCAGGTTTTTATCTGTCTTTGATGCAAGGCACTACAGAGCCTAAAAAGAACTTCGGTAAAACTGAAGCTGATCTCAGAGCAGATTTAATCAAAGAGTATATACTTGCAAAATTTCCTGAACTAAACAGTTGGGGTGAAAAAGAGATAGACTTAAATGCAAATACACCATTAGGTAAATCGTACGAAACCGCAAATATAGTCGCCAAGTATTACGACCTAAATATGGAGCTAGATAGCCAGACTCTAAAACAGGATTTACTGGAACTATTATCTTTTTATCAGAAGATGGAAGCGCTGGATATTGATATGGAATTACAGCAATTCGCTAAAACCGAACCACTAGAAAAAATCGAACCTCCTGAAAATAAGATAGAATCTGTCTCTCATCATTTAACCAACCTATCCAAACCCTTCCTACTACTAGCCGGTATCTCCGGCACGGGTAAAACCCGTTTTGTCCGTGAACAGGCCAAAGCCACAGGTAGTCTTAGCGACACCTATTGCCTAACCTCAGTTCGTCCAGACTGGCATGAGCCGAGTGACATATTGGGTTATATATCGCGGTTGAGTGTGAGTGGTGATGCTGAGTACGTCACTACGGAAGTGCTACAATTTATCGCCAAAGCGTGGCGAGCGATTCTTGATGCTGGGCTTGAGCTGACGGTTAACGATATCAATGATGATGCTCGGCTGGTCGTTACTGGTGAAAAAGACCAATTAGATGAGGTTCTGCCCTATTGGCTGTGCTTAGATGAGATGAACCTAGCACCTGTTGAGCAGTATTTTGCAGACTATCTATCGGTATTAGAAACTCGTGAATGGCAGTGGCAAGGCGATGATTTTGATTATTGCTGTGACCCGCTGCTCAAATCAGCCACTATCCAGCAATTGATTGGTGACGCCAAGACTAAGTTGCGTAGTGATTTAGGTTTTGGCGAGTCAAAATATGATAGAGAATGGGATTTGTTTTGTGAGCATGGGTTAAGTATTCCTTTTAATTTAATCGTTGCTGGCACGGTAAATATGGATGAAACCACCCATGGCTTCTCTCGTAAAGTTATTGATCGAGCATTAAGCTTCGATTTTGGTGAGTTTTTCCCTAATAACTTTGATCACTTTTTTACCCCGACGGTAAGGCCTAACACCCTAAGTTATCCTATCCACGCACAAGCGGCTGTTGAATTTTTACCTGCGCTCGATAGCAGTGGTGAGAGAAGTATTGGTTTCTTAAAGTAA
- a CDS encoding DUF2357 domain-containing protein, whose amino-acid sequence MQSHTSYNKAARLKGKLPQRLGAKIKEDFTNGLYDKRYQVTKKQLSVDTLENRFNELPTTYRGGGFLGNTHT is encoded by the coding sequence TTGCAATCACACACCTCTTATAACAAAGCGGCGCGTTTAAAAGGTAAATTACCCCAGCGATTGGGTGCAAAAATCAAAGAAGACTTTACTAACGGTCTGTACGACAAACGCTACCAAGTCACGAAAAAACAGCTGAGTGTGGATACACTAGAGAACCGTTTTAATGAACTACCGACCACCTATAGAGGTGGCGGTTTCTTAGGTAATACCCATACTTGA
- the tnpB gene encoding IS200/IS605 family element RNA-guided endonuclease TnpB — translation MSKQILKAYKIRLYPTEDQQIFFAKSFGCTRFIWNKMLNDKIEHYRETKTELKNTPAQYKTEFEWLKEVDSLALANVQQNLRSAYSKFFKQGSGFPKFKKKGIKDSYTTNNQKGTVSVTQSSVKLPKIGHIKAKIHRSINGLIKSATISKSPSGKYHVSLLVETMVDDLPKTHSNIGIDLGLTDFITLSDGLKVANPKFLSKLEIKMAKSQKILAKRRLVAKTQQRKLSESRNYQKQRLKVAKVYEKITNARKDFLHKLSFNLIKNHDVIAIEDLNIKGMVKNRKLAKAISDSSWSTFTAMLAYKSEWYGKELVKIDRWYPSSKTCSGCDHVLAKAELPLSVRSWQCPNCLQSNDRDINASINILNQGLRCLKNKTVGATGLA, via the coding sequence ATGAGCAAACAAATCCTTAAAGCCTATAAAATCAGACTGTACCCGACAGAGGATCAGCAAATATTCTTTGCTAAGTCGTTTGGTTGCACCCGCTTTATTTGGAACAAGATGCTGAATGATAAGATTGAACATTACCGAGAAACCAAAACCGAACTAAAAAATACTCCAGCTCAATACAAGACTGAGTTTGAATGGTTAAAAGAAGTGGATAGTTTGGCGTTAGCCAACGTCCAGCAAAACCTACGCAGTGCTTATAGTAAATTCTTCAAACAAGGTTCAGGCTTTCCTAAATTCAAGAAAAAAGGCATCAAAGACAGCTACACTACCAATAATCAAAAGGGTACAGTTTCAGTCACACAAAGCAGCGTTAAACTGCCTAAAATCGGTCACATCAAGGCGAAGATACACCGCTCTATCAATGGCTTAATTAAAAGCGCTACCATCAGCAAAAGCCCATCGGGCAAATACCATGTCAGCCTACTGGTTGAAACAATGGTTGATGATCTACCTAAAACCCACTCCAATATCGGTATTGATTTAGGATTAACAGACTTTATTACTTTATCAGACGGGTTAAAAGTTGCTAATCCTAAGTTTTTATCAAAACTTGAAATTAAAATGGCCAAATCTCAGAAGATATTAGCCAAGCGCAGACTAGTTGCTAAAACTCAACAGCGTAAGCTGTCAGAAAGTCGTAATTACCAAAAGCAGCGCCTAAAAGTTGCCAAAGTGTATGAAAAAATAACCAATGCACGCAAAGATTTCCTGCATAAACTCTCATTCAATCTCATCAAAAACCACGATGTTATTGCAATTGAAGATTTGAACATCAAGGGCATGGTTAAGAATAGAAAGCTGGCCAAAGCCATATCGGACAGCTCATGGTCTACTTTTACCGCCATGCTTGCTTATAAATCAGAATGGTATGGTAAAGAGCTTGTCAAAATAGACCGATGGTATCCATCGTCTAAAACCTGCTCAGGCTGTGATCATGTACTTGCTAAGGCTGAATTACCATTATCTGTGAGGTCTTGGCAGTGCCCAAATTGCTTACAGAGTAATGATAGGGATATCAACGCCAGTATCAACATCCTAAATCAAGGATTACGCTGTCTAAAGAATAAAACTGTCGGTGCGACAGGGTTAGCTTAG
- the dinB gene encoding DNA polymerase IV: protein MTAPIKPNLRKIIHLDMDAFYASVEQRDFPELRGKPLVVGGDPSGRGVVAAASYEVRPFGVRSAMSCYEARKRCPEVIFVRPRFEVYRSVSADIRAIMRRLTPHVEPLSLDEAYLDVTGLPVHQGSATLMANWLRAQILEHTGLTASAGVSFNKMLAKIASDINKPNGTAIITPADADAFISTLPIERFHGIGKATARRLHAMDISTGADLRRTPAAILVQAFGKRGQFYHDIAHGRDERPVKSERQHKSVGSETTFRDNLSVDDELLAQIYEQNADAFSQMHNKQLIAYTITLKIKYANFTQITRSHTLANAFVSAESAHYWLDKLFLDIPRALPIRLVGVTYSSLTPATQLLPQLNLFE from the coding sequence ATGACAGCTCCTATAAAACCGAATTTACGTAAGATTATTCATCTAGATATGGACGCCTTTTATGCCAGCGTAGAACAGCGTGATTTTCCTGAGCTTCGTGGCAAGCCGTTAGTGGTTGGCGGTGATCCAAGCGGGCGTGGTGTGGTTGCAGCGGCAAGCTATGAGGTGCGCCCATTTGGTGTACGCTCGGCAATGTCCTGCTATGAGGCTCGCAAACGTTGTCCGGAGGTGATATTTGTGCGACCACGCTTTGAGGTATACCGCTCGGTTAGTGCCGATATTCGGGCAATTATGCGCCGTTTGACCCCGCACGTTGAACCGTTATCTTTAGATGAAGCTTATCTTGATGTCACCGGACTACCCGTACATCAAGGCTCAGCGACGCTAATGGCCAATTGGTTACGGGCACAAATATTAGAGCACACAGGATTAACAGCTTCCGCAGGCGTCTCATTCAATAAGATGCTGGCCAAGATTGCCTCTGATATTAATAAGCCCAACGGTACCGCAATTATCACCCCAGCAGATGCCGATGCCTTTATTAGCACGCTACCTATCGAGCGCTTTCATGGTATTGGTAAAGCAACTGCCAGGCGCTTACACGCTATGGACATCAGTACCGGAGCGGATCTTCGGCGCACGCCAGCAGCAATATTGGTGCAGGCATTTGGTAAGCGCGGACAGTTTTATCATGATATTGCTCATGGTCGTGATGAGCGTCCTGTTAAGTCTGAGCGCCAGCATAAGTCCGTCGGCTCTGAGACCACGTTTCGAGATAACTTGAGCGTGGATGATGAATTGCTAGCACAAATTTATGAGCAAAATGCCGATGCCTTTAGCCAAATGCACAACAAACAGCTGATTGCCTATACCATTACTCTGAAGATTAAGTATGCCAACTTTACCCAAATTACCCGCTCACATACGCTAGCTAATGCTTTTGTCAGTGCCGAGTCCGCACATTATTGGCTAGATAAGCTATTTTTAGATATTCCGCGTGCGCTACCTATTAGGCTAGTTGGTGTGACTTATTCCTCCTTGACGCCTGCCACGCAATTACTGCCCCAGCTAAATTTATTTGAGTGA